One genomic window of Sphingomonas sp. C3-2 includes the following:
- a CDS encoding acyl-CoA reductase, producing the protein MRFSVPLLLRGEIIETDPVEHGGRRGGARFTAPDVSKHLDWLPLRNASALAELYDMPFAEIVEYLDRLGHRLDPARNGWLQESFELSRSTSGLSDSILRYHYGLIPSYFTPQSVYAIAERTIGLDYLEGWVEQPPMGPGSVRIRAIGARGVHIIAGNVPVVGVTTVIRNAITRSDAIIKTPSNDPLTTAAVVRTMIEMAPDHPITRHVSVAYWKGGDEAVEQHLYDPRRIEKIVAWGGFAGIKHLTQYLQPGLDLITLDPKHSGSIIGKEAFADDTVLRSVARRLAVDIGAMNQEGCVNARVIHVESGLDAEGIARAERLGQFTFEALQALPDHLSTPHKAFDGELKAEIDALAFVDDEYRVFGGRGNEGAVIVSRSDQSVDFARMLACRVANIVPVDNLDTAIRSVNSYTQTIGIYPEPLKERLRDRLAYQGAQRLVSLGGAATLMQAPGPQDGIEPLRRMVKWIVDESGDGAMLEAQAIEQAAAAA; encoded by the coding sequence ATGCGCTTTTCGGTCCCCCTGCTGCTGCGCGGCGAAATCATCGAAACCGATCCCGTCGAACATGGCGGCCGTCGCGGCGGTGCGCGCTTCACCGCGCCCGATGTGTCGAAGCATCTCGATTGGCTGCCGCTGCGCAATGCTTCGGCGCTCGCCGAGCTGTACGATATGCCCTTTGCCGAAATCGTCGAATATCTCGATCGGCTCGGCCATAGGCTCGATCCGGCGCGCAATGGCTGGCTGCAGGAATCGTTCGAACTGTCGCGCAGCACCTCGGGGCTGTCGGATTCGATCCTGCGCTATCATTACGGCCTCATCCCCTCCTATTTCACGCCGCAATCGGTGTATGCCATCGCCGAACGGACGATCGGGCTCGACTATCTCGAAGGCTGGGTCGAACAGCCCCCCATGGGCCCCGGCAGCGTGCGTATCCGCGCCATCGGCGCACGCGGTGTCCATATCATCGCGGGCAATGTGCCCGTGGTCGGCGTGACGACGGTGATCCGCAACGCGATCACGCGCTCCGACGCGATCATCAAGACCCCCTCGAACGATCCGCTCACCACTGCCGCCGTCGTGCGCACGATGATCGAGATGGCCCCCGATCACCCGATTACGCGCCATGTTTCGGTGGCCTATTGGAAGGGCGGTGACGAGGCGGTCGAGCAGCATCTTTATGATCCGCGCCGGATCGAAAAGATCGTCGCCTGGGGCGGCTTTGCCGGGATCAAGCACCTGACCCAATATCTCCAGCCGGGCTTGGATCTGATCACGCTCGATCCCAAGCATTCGGGGTCGATCATCGGCAAGGAAGCCTTTGCCGACGACACCGTGCTCCGCTCGGTCGCGCGGCGTCTCGCGGTCGATATCGGCGCGATGAATCAGGAAGGCTGCGTCAATGCGCGCGTCATCCATGTCGAATCCGGCCTCGATGCCGAAGGGATCGCGCGCGCCGAGCGGTTGGGGCAGTTCACCTTCGAGGCGCTGCAGGCGCTCCCCGATCATCTGAGCACCCCGCACAAGGCGTTCGACGGCGAACTCAAGGCCGAGATTGATGCGCTCGCCTTTGTCGACGACGAATACCGGGTGTTCGGCGGGCGCGGCAATGAAGGCGCGGTCATCGTCTCGCGCTCGGATCAGTCGGTCGATTTCGCCCGCATGCTCGCCTGCCGCGTCGCCAATATCGTCCCTGTGGATAATCTGGATACCGCGATCCGCTCGGTGAACAGCTATACCCAGACGATCGGCATCTATCCCGAACCGCTGAAAGAGCGCTTGCGTGACCGGCTCGCCTATCAGGGCGCGCAGCGGCTGGTGTCGCTTGGCGGGGCGGCCACGCTGATGCAGGCGCCGGGCCCGCAGGACGGTATCGAACCCTTGCGGCGCATGGTGAAATGGATCGTCGACGAAAGCGGCGATGGCGCGATGCTCGAGGCGCAGGCGATTGAACAGGCCGCCGCAGCCGCCTGA
- a CDS encoding N-acyl-D-amino-acid deacylase family protein: MDLVLRNGLVCDGSGAEPIIADIAIRGGRIVEIGQVAARGAEEIDATGHVVTPGFVDLHTHYDGQAIWSNRLNPSSQHGVTTAVLGNCGVGFAPCRASDRDRLIGVMEGVEDIPEIVMAEGLSWDWESFPEYLDALDRRPRDIDVAAYLPHSALRVYAMGERGAAREPATPDDIAVMRGLVGAAMDAGALGFATSRQFIHRTCDGDLIPSFDASETELRELVDAMGTDRGVFQIVLDTPHFSWADEVAMMRRVLGQSDRTAMFTLAQGGRDPDDWRNVMAMVHEANASGQSIRPQVFPRPIGIVIGHSISANPFMDRPSFKALPDDFDARITALRDPETRARILGESSTGTMTPLQAMTNNFEQIYVLSDPPNYEPDPADSVAGRARALGLTPEEVAYDMLLEDGGHAMLYVAVGNYAQGTLDPVRDMLLDDATLLGLGDGGAHYGMICDASFPTFMLSHWVRDRETGRLPLAWVVKALTRDAALAIGLRDRGLIAPGMKADLNVIDMDRVRLHKPHVLQDLPAGGRRLTQGADGYVATIVNGTVIQRNGTPTGQSPGRLVRGAQQGACV; this comes from the coding sequence ATGGACCTTGTTCTGCGCAACGGGCTGGTATGCGACGGCAGCGGCGCAGAGCCGATCATTGCCGATATTGCCATTCGGGGTGGCCGCATCGTCGAAATCGGCCAGGTGGCGGCGCGCGGTGCCGAGGAAATCGACGCCACGGGCCATGTTGTCACCCCCGGCTTTGTCGATCTCCACACCCATTATGACGGGCAGGCGATCTGGTCGAACAGGCTGAACCCCTCCTCGCAGCACGGCGTGACGACCGCGGTGCTCGGCAATTGCGGCGTCGGTTTCGCCCCGTGCCGCGCGTCGGATCGCGACCGGCTGATCGGCGTGATGGAGGGGGTGGAGGACATCCCCGAAATCGTCATGGCAGAGGGGCTGAGCTGGGATTGGGAAAGTTTTCCCGAATATCTCGATGCGCTCGATCGTCGCCCGCGCGATATCGACGTCGCCGCCTATCTCCCGCATTCGGCATTGCGCGTCTACGCCATGGGCGAACGCGGCGCGGCGCGCGAACCCGCGACGCCCGATGATATCGCCGTGATGCGCGGGCTTGTCGGTGCGGCGATGGACGCGGGCGCGCTTGGTTTCGCCACTTCGCGCCAGTTCATCCACCGCACCTGCGACGGCGATCTCATCCCCAGCTTCGATGCGTCTGAAACCGAACTGCGCGAACTGGTCGACGCGATGGGCACGGATCGGGGTGTCTTCCAGATCGTGCTCGACACCCCCCATTTCAGCTGGGCGGATGAAGTGGCGATGATGCGCCGCGTGCTGGGGCAGTCGGATCGCACCGCGATGTTCACCCTCGCGCAGGGCGGCCGCGATCCCGATGATTGGCGCAACGTGATGGCGATGGTCCACGAAGCCAATGCCAGCGGCCAGTCGATCCGACCGCAGGTTTTCCCGCGCCCGATCGGCATTGTCATCGGGCACAGCATATCGGCCAATCCCTTCATGGATCGGCCGAGCTTCAAGGCGCTGCCCGACGATTTCGACGCGCGGATCACGGCGCTTCGCGATCCCGAAACGCGCGCGCGCATTCTCGGCGAAAGCTCCACCGGAACGATGACGCCGCTGCAGGCGATGACCAATAATTTCGAGCAGATCTACGTGCTCAGCGATCCGCCGAACTACGAACCCGATCCGGCCGACAGCGTCGCCGGGCGCGCGCGCGCGCTTGGGCTGACGCCCGAGGAAGTCGCCTATGACATGCTGCTCGAAGATGGCGGCCATGCGATGCTCTACGTCGCCGTCGGCAATTATGCGCAAGGCACGCTCGATCCCGTCCGCGACATGCTGCTCGACGATGCCACGCTGCTCGGGCTGGGTGACGGCGGCGCGCATTACGGCATGATCTGCGATGCCAGCTTCCCCACCTTCATGCTCAGCCATTGGGTACGCGACCGCGAAACCGGGCGCCTCCCGCTTGCCTGGGTGGTGAAGGCACTCACGCGCGATGCCGCGCTTGCCATCGGGCTGCGCGATCGCGGGCTGATCGCGCCCGGCATGAAGGCCGATCTGAACGTGATCGATATGGATCGGGTCAGGCTGCACAAGCCCCATGTGCTTCAGGATCTGCCCGCGGGCGGACGCCGGCTGACACAGGGCGCGGACGGTTATGTCGCCACCATCGTCAACGGCACGGTAATCCAGCGCAACGGCACCCCCACCGGCCAGTCGCCCGGCCGGCTGGTGCGCGGCGCGCAGCAGGGGGCGTGCGTATGA
- a CDS encoding MFS transporter, with product MTAGETGRMHYGWVVVGVMFVAQMLAIGTTSYGFALLVKPISAEFGLPRADVNLGLMILLIGMAIASPLVGKLLDRIPGRIMVALGAVLFGLGAVSIALAKSLWVMAAAAFFLLALGTAILGPLAAATLTSRWFDEGRGRALGVVSVATSAGGFALMPVMALMVEQLGWRTALAALGLLVTLLVGGLALFFIREPARASAPGTPQPAVDPDARWTAKRLLRTADFWLIALAVGLLFAVDQALLASLVAYGTDLGFSLAASAMLVSAISISAIVGKLVVGSLADRVDLRWLFVVLAVMTELFLAILLAQPGYVMLMAASLIVGAAVGGSSPLWASFIAARFGLASYGGVMGLMVMIQVPLTLTALRYIGHVYDVDRSYSAALVAFMVVVAIAALVILPVRLRRAAAETPASPLEHQAA from the coding sequence ATGACGGCGGGTGAAACGGGCCGCATGCATTATGGCTGGGTCGTCGTCGGCGTCATGTTCGTCGCGCAGATGCTCGCCATCGGCACCACCTCCTATGGCTTTGCCTTACTCGTAAAGCCGATTTCGGCGGAATTCGGCCTGCCCCGCGCCGATGTCAATCTGGGGCTGATGATCCTCCTCATCGGCATGGCGATCGCCTCCCCGCTCGTCGGCAAATTGCTCGATCGCATTCCGGGGCGGATCATGGTGGCGCTGGGCGCGGTGCTGTTCGGTCTGGGCGCGGTCTCGATCGCGCTCGCCAAGTCGCTCTGGGTGATGGCGGCGGCGGCGTTCTTCCTGCTGGCGCTCGGCACCGCCATCCTCGGCCCGCTCGCCGCCGCCACGCTCACCTCGCGCTGGTTCGACGAAGGGCGCGGGCGCGCGCTCGGTGTCGTTTCGGTCGCCACCTCGGCGGGGGGCTTCGCGCTCATGCCGGTCATGGCGTTGATGGTCGAGCAACTGGGCTGGCGGACCGCGCTCGCCGCGCTCGGGCTGCTCGTCACGCTGCTGGTCGGTGGGCTCGCACTCTTCTTCATCCGCGAACCCGCGCGCGCCTCTGCCCCCGGCACGCCGCAACCGGCCGTCGATCCCGATGCGCGCTGGACGGCGAAGCGCCTGCTGCGTACCGCCGATTTCTGGCTGATCGCGCTGGCGGTGGGGCTTCTGTTCGCGGTCGATCAGGCGCTGCTCGCATCCCTGGTCGCTTACGGCACCGATCTCGGCTTTTCGCTCGCCGCCTCCGCAATGCTCGTCTCGGCGATTTCGATTTCGGCGATCGTCGGCAAGCTGGTGGTGGGCAGCCTTGCCGACCGCGTCGATTTGCGCTGGCTCTTCGTCGTGCTGGCGGTGATGACCGAGCTGTTCCTCGCCATCCTGCTGGCACAGCCAGGCTATGTCATGTTGATGGCCGCGTCGCTCATCGTGGGGGCTGCGGTGGGGGGCTCGTCGCCGCTCTGGGCGTCGTTCATCGCCGCCCGCTTCGGCCTTGCGTCCTATGGCGGCGTCATGGGGCTGATGGTGATGATCCAGGTGCCGCTCACCCTTACGGCGCTGCGCTATATCGGCCATGTCTATGATGTCGACCGCAGCTATTCGGCCGCGCTTGTCGCCTTCATGGTGGTGGTCGCGATTGCGGCGCTCGTCATCCTGCCCGTCCGGCTGCGCCGGGCGGCGGCCGAAACCCCGGCATCCCCACTGGAACACCAGGCTGCCTAG